In the Mesorhizobium sp. M1D.F.Ca.ET.043.01.1.1 genome, CGCCATCAGATAGGTGGCCTGCATCCATGGCATGTATTTCTGTTCGCCGGTGCCGAGCATGCCGAGCTTCTTGTAGGCCTCGTTGACCTTGACCCCTCCGACATCGACGGCGGAGAGATCGACAAGGCTGGCGCCGACCGTGGAGAAGTCGCCATGCAGGCCGCCAAGCAGGCCGATGGCGCCGGAGCCGGCCTGCAATTCGGCCTGCAGGCGGGTGAGCCAGGGGCCGTCCTCGGCGACCTGATAATCGACCGGGCCGTCGAAGCCCTTCAGGACCTGGTCGCGCATCTTCTGCGTCTCCTCGACCGGGCGCGCCTGCGTCGACCAGAACAGCACCTGCTCGGCGTGGGCGCCCGCAGTGGCCAGCGACAGCGCCAGCGCCGCGCCCGCCAGTTTCCTCAATGCGTTGATCATGCTCTTTCCTCCCTGGATATGCGCCGTCACGCCGGCGTCAGTTTCTTGCCTGCGGCGCGGGTCCATGGCTCGCCCTCGGCACCAGCGTCGGCCGGATCAGCCGGGTCAGCGGCTCCGCCCGCTTGTCGGCGATGACGGTGAGCAGCATGTCGGCGATCTCGCGCGCGCATTGGCGGATCGAGGCATCGAAGGTGGTGAGGCCCGGCGGCGCATAGGCCGATGCGACGACATTGTCGAAGCCGATGATAGAAAGGTCGCGCGGCACCGTGAGCCCGGCGCGTGACGCCTCCTCCATGACCGTCAGCGCCAGTTCGTCGAACAGGGCGATGATCGCGGTCGGCCGATCGGGCGCCTGCAGCATGCGGTTGACGGCCTGGATGCGGGCGCCGCGATCGAAGCGGGGCGCGGTTGCCACGTCGAGCCGCACCGAAGGATCGCCGCGGCGGGCGATCGCCGCGGCGAGACCGTCCTGCCTGAGATGTCGAAACGTCATCGGCTCGGAAATCGTCAGCAGGCCGAAATGGCGGTGGCCGAGATCGTAGAGCATGTCGAAGGCTTCGCCGAAGGCATGGGCGCCGTCGGTGTCGAGCCAGTTGTAGGCAAAATCGCTGTCGAGCAGCCGGCCATGCGCGACGAACGGAAAACCGCGGTTGCGTAGATAGGCGAGGCGTTCGTCCACTTCGGCGATACGGGTGACGACGACGCCGTCGGCCCGGCCGGATTCGACGACATGGCGCAATACCGCCAGTTCGGCCTGGTCCTGCGCCGCCGTGGCGAGGATGAGGTCGGCGCCATGCGCCACCAGCCCCTCGCCGAGCCCGGTGACGAACTCGCCGAGGAAGGAATCGACCAGATTGGGGCCGCGGATCGGCAGCACCAGGCCGACGAAGCCGCTGCGGCCGGAAACCAGCGTGCGCGCCGCGGTGTTGGGCACATAGCCGGCCTGGCGCGCCGCCTGGGTGACACGCTCGCGCGTCTTCAGCGCGATCTGCTGATGGCCGGCAAGCGCCCGCGACACCGTCGTGATCGACAGGCCCAGGCTGGCGGCAAGCTCTTTCAGCGTGGTGACACGGGCCGGCAATCGTTCCTCCCGAACGCGATGTTGAAACGTTTGTAATCGCCTTTCGCAGAATTGCAAACGTTTTAAATTTTGTGGGAGATGAGACGTCAAATGGCACAGGACTGCTTCGGGTTGCTTTTCCGAAATGTCCGGAGACCAGGCGCCGATGGATTCAGCGCGCGGTTGGCCATGAGAGCGGAAGCGCCCGACCGGGAGAAGCGCGTGAGGATGCCATGCCGATGCCGCGCCCGCGGCGGGTCACCACCCTGCCCGTGCGGGCGAACGGGTTCGCCATTGCTTCAGACGATGCCCGCGTCGCGAACCAGATCGACGAAGCGAGCGAAGACTTCGGTGTGGCGATCGACAACGGCCGCCGAAGTTGCCGGGCACATCAGGAACATGGTGTGGAACGGCGTCACCAGTATGCCTTCGTTCATGTAGAAGGCATGCAGCAGCGTCTCGAGGTCGCCGCGCCGGCCGGCAATGACGTCGGCGCCGTCGCGCGGCGGCTTGGGCATGAACATGATCTCGGCGCGGGCGCCGACCTGCGTCACATGCCAGGGCAGTTTGCTGCCGCCGATGACGCCGCGCGCGGCCTCGGCCAGCCGCGTGGCGTTGGCGATCATGAGTTCGAAATTGGCCGGCGTCAGCACCTCCTCCAGCACCGCGCGCATGGTGGCGACGGTAAGCGCGTTGCCGGCGAGCGTGCCGCCGATGCCGAGATGCGCGGACTGGCGCACGCGCGGATTGACCATCGGCACGATTTTCCAGAGCCGTTCGGCGATTTCCCGCGAGACGCCGAAGACACCGGCCGGAATGCCGCCGGCGATCGCCTTGCCGGCCACCAGCATGTCCGGCTCCAGCCCGTGCAGCGCGGTATAGCCGCCGGGACCGCTGGAGATGGTGTGGGTCTCGTCGATGATCAGCACCGTGCCGGTGCGGCGTGTGATTTCGCGCAGGGCCGCGTGAAAGCCTTCGGCGACCGGGATCATGCCAAAATTGGTCATCAGCGGCTCGGTCAGCACGCAGGCGACGTCGCGATGCGACAGCGCGTCCTCCAATGCCGCCACGTCGTTGAACTCGACCACCCTGGAGACGGCGGAATGATCGACGCCGTTCGGATGGATCATGTTGCGCATGCCGACGCGGCCGTCGCGGATCTCGACATGCGCTTCCTCGACGCCGCCGTCATAGCAGCCGGAAAAGACCAGCACCTTGTCGCGTCCCGTGATCATGCGCGCGATGCGGATGGCGCCGCGATTGGCGTCGGTGGCCGAGGTGGTCAGCGTCCAGTAAGGCAGGCCGAAGCGGCGCGTGAGTTCTTCGCCGACCCGGAGGCTGTCCTCGGTGGGCAGCATCATGGTGCTGCCGTTCTGCAACTGGTGGAGCGCAGCGCGCGTCACCGCTTCGGGCGCGTGGCCGCACATGCCGCCGGTGTCGCCGAGCGCGAAGTCGACATAGTCATGGCCGTCGATGTCCTGGATATGCGCGCCGCGCGCCGAGGCGGCGTAGACCGGGAAGCCGCCGGCCCAGCGCCGCATCCAGTGCGACGGCCCGCCATAGAGGAAGTGCTCTTGCCCTCTTCCCAGGCCGCCGCCGAGCGCGGATGCGCGTCGAGGAACCGCGCCTGCTGGCGGTCGAGCAGGTGTTCAATCGTCGCGGGTTGCAAATCGTTTCTGCTGGCAGCCATCACGGCGCTGAGTTCTCCCTGGCGCGCAAAATTTTGCGGCGCATTGCCGTTCCGACGTCGGTCCGAACCGCTGTTTGCATGTCACGGATACACTGCAAGCTGGGCGGGCAGCTGTCAAGATAGTTCACATGCGAAGTATCTCGGAGACAACAGCATAAGCACGATGGCAGGCAGCGCGCGGCTGGTCAGCGCGGCAGATTTGCCTTCGGCCGTGAACAACAGCAGACCCCGTCGGATGATGCTTTGGTAGACCAGGAAGACCCACCCCCGACAGCCTCATCCGCCCGTCGATGCGGCGGCGGCAACCGCCAACTGGGCATCGAAAGCGCGCTTGAACGCAGGCCGCGCTTCGCCGCGGGCGACGTAGGCGGCGAGGTTCGGGAATTCGTCCAGCAGTCCCGACAGGTTCAATCTGCGCAGCACCGTCACCATCATAAGATCCCCGGCGCTGAAGGCGCCGTCGAGCCAGTCGGCATCACCCAGGCAGCGGGAGAGCTCGGTCAGCCGCTTGCGGATCCGGTCGTTCACCAAGGGCAGGCGCTCAGCGCGCCACGGCGCGTCGCGTTCTAGGATCACGACGGTTACGAGTTCCAGGATCGGAGGCTCCGCCGTGCTGAGGGCGGCGAACATCCAGGTGATGGCGCGCGCCCGGGCATTGGCGTCGTCCGGCAGCAGGCCTGCATGGCGTTCCGCGATGTGGAGCACGATCGATCCGGACTCGAACAGGCAGAGATCGCCTTCCTCATAGGTCGGAATCTGGCCGAAAGGATTGACCGCAAGATGCGCGGATTGCTTCATCGCGCTGAACGAGAGCAGGCGAACGTCGTAAGGCTGGCCGACTTCCTCGAGCGCCCAGCGCACGCGCATGTCGCGTGCCTGCCCCCTGCCGCCATCGGGCGACCGTTCGAAGGCGGTGATGGTAGGGGTCATTGGCAGGCTCCTCTTGATCGCGCTTTGCAGCCAGAGGACGAACGACCGACGCGGGCACCCGACAATCTGCCTCGTTTTCTTTGGGGCCTCAAACCGTGACGACGACCTTGCCGAACTGTTCGCCCGATTCGAGGAAGCGGTGCGCCTCGACGATCCTGTCGAACGGAAAGGTCCTGGCGATCACCGGCTTCAGCGCGCCCGACGCGAGGCCGTCGAGAATGAAGGCCTTGGCGGCTTCCAGTCGCACCGGATCGCCGGTGATTTCGTGGACAAGGTAGCCGCGCAGCGTCAGCGTCTTCGCCAGCACCGCGAGCAGCGGGAACGGCGTCGGCTCGGGGCTCAGGCCGCCATATTCGAGGAGGATGCCGCCGCGCGACATCGCGGCCGTCAGCGGCGCGAAGATCGGACCGCCGACCGCGTCGAGGACGACGCGCACGCCCCGCGGCGCGATTTCCTTCAGCCGCGCTTCGAGATCCTCTTCCTGCGAGGTCACGACATAAGCGGCGCCGGCATCGAGAAGAGCACTCTTCTTGGCCGATGTCCGTGTCACTGCGATCGGAACGGCGCCGATCATCCCGGCGATCTGGATCGCGGCCAGACCGACGCTGCTCGAGGCGGCGGTGATGACGACGGGCTCGCCGCGGCCGAGACGGGCGATATCGACCAGCGCGCCATAGGCGGTGAGATATTGCATCCATGTCGCGGCGGCGGCTTCGAAGCCGAGCGACGGCGGATGCTTCACGACAAGCTCGGCCGGAAAGGTGACGAGCTCGCCATACGCCGGCCAGCGCCCCATCGAATGCGGCGGGATGATGCTGACGACATCGCCTGGCGCAAAATCATCGACGCC is a window encoding:
- a CDS encoding substrate-binding domain-containing protein; translated protein: MPARVTTLKELAASLGLSITTVSRALAGHQQIALKTRERVTQAARQAGYVPNTAARTLVSGRSGFVGLVLPIRGPNLVDSFLGEFVTGLGEGLVAHGADLILATAAQDQAELAVLRHVVESGRADGVVVTRIAEVDERLAYLRNRGFPFVAHGRLLDSDFAYNWLDTDGAHAFGEAFDMLYDLGHRHFGLLTISEPMTFRHLRQDGLAAAIARRGDPSVRLDVATAPRFDRGARIQAVNRMLQAPDRPTAIIALFDELALTVMEEASRAGLTVPRDLSIIGFDNVVASAYAPPGLTTFDASIRQCAREIADMLLTVIADKRAEPLTRLIRPTLVPRASHGPAPQARN
- a CDS encoding transaminase; translation: MRRWAGGFPVYAASARGAHIQDIDGHDYVDFALGDTGGMCGHAPEAVTRAALHQLQNGSTMMLPTEDSLRVGEELTRRFGLPYWTLTTSATDANRGAIRIARMITGRDKVLVFSGCYDGGVEEAHVEIRDGRVGMRNMIHPNGVDHSAVSRVVEFNDVAALEDALSHRDVACVLTEPLMTNFGMIPVAEGFHAALREITRRTGTVLIIDETHTISSGPGGYTALHGLEPDMLVAGKAIAGGIPAGVFGVSREIAERLWKIVPMVNPRVRQSAHLGIGGTLAGNALTVATMRAVLEEVLTPANFELMIANATRLAEAARGVIGGSKLPWHVTQVGARAEIMFMPKPPRDGADVIAGRRGDLETLLHAFYMNEGILVTPFHTMFLMCPATSAAVVDRHTEVFARFVDLVRDAGIV
- a CDS encoding glutathione S-transferase family protein, with the translated sequence MTPTITAFERSPDGGRGQARDMRVRWALEEVGQPYDVRLLSFSAMKQSAHLAVNPFGQIPTYEEGDLCLFESGSIVLHIAERHAGLLPDDANARARAITWMFAALSTAEPPILELVTVVILERDAPWRAERLPLVNDRIRKRLTELSRCLGDADWLDGAFSAGDLMMVTVLRRLNLSGLLDEFPNLAAYVARGEARPAFKRAFDAQLAVAAAASTGG
- a CDS encoding zinc-dependent alcohol dehydrogenase family protein; this encodes MARVVRFHARGGPEVLRIEDVEVPPPGPGEVRIRVKALGLNRAEASLRKGSYIETPALPSGLGLEAAGIVEAVGEGVDDFAPGDVVSIIPPHSMGRWPAYGELVTFPAELVVKHPPSLGFEAAAATWMQYLTAYGALVDIARLGRGEPVVITAASSSVGLAAIQIAGMIGAVPIAVTRTSAKKSALLDAGAAYVVTSQEEDLEARLKEIAPRGVRVVLDAVGGPIFAPLTAAMSRGGILLEYGGLSPEPTPFPLLAVLAKTLTLRGYLVHEITGDPVRLEAAKAFILDGLASGALKPVIARTFPFDRIVEAHRFLESGEQFGKVVVTV